One genomic segment of Alkalimarinus alittae includes these proteins:
- a CDS encoding TatD family hydrolase: MFVDSHCHLDRLKLEKYENGLDGAIEAAHDVGVSEMLCVAIDLENIDQVLAAADAYDSVYASVGVHPGTDVGEEPTLERLLALADHSKVIAIGETGLDYYYSEDRKDEQQSRFSVHLNASKICKKPVIVHTRDAREDTLAIIEREGDIDVGGVLHCFTENWDMAKRAIDLNYYISFSGIVTFKNAEALRSVVKNVPLERILIETDSPYLAPIPHRGKPNEPKYVPEVARCIADLKGVSIEEIAEITSNNYRTLFNRRA, from the coding sequence ATGTTTGTTGATTCTCACTGCCATCTTGATCGTTTAAAGCTTGAAAAATATGAAAATGGGCTTGATGGTGCTATTGAAGCGGCACACGATGTCGGTGTAAGCGAGATGTTGTGCGTTGCTATCGATCTTGAAAACATTGATCAGGTGTTAGCGGCAGCTGATGCTTATGACAGTGTCTATGCATCGGTCGGTGTTCATCCTGGCACAGATGTAGGAGAGGAGCCTACGTTGGAACGTCTGTTGGCCCTAGCAGATCACTCGAAGGTGATCGCAATTGGTGAAACGGGGCTTGATTATTACTATAGTGAGGACCGTAAAGATGAGCAGCAGAGTCGATTTTCTGTTCACTTGAATGCTTCTAAAATCTGCAAGAAACCTGTCATCGTACATACCCGTGATGCAAGAGAAGATACTTTAGCGATTATTGAGCGGGAAGGTGACATTGATGTGGGCGGTGTTCTACATTGCTTTACTGAGAATTGGGATATGGCGAAAAGAGCCATTGACTTAAACTACTATATTTCATTTTCAGGTATCGTCACGTTCAAAAATGCTGAAGCGCTACGCTCCGTAGTGAAAAATGTTCCGCTTGAGCGAATTTTAATCGAAACAGACTCCCCCTATCTGGCGCCCATCCCTCATCGCGGGAAACCTAATGAACCTAAGTATGTTCCTGAAGTGGCTCGCTGCATTGCCGATCTGAAAGGAGTGAGTATTGAAGAGATCGCAGAGATTACTTCAAACAACTATCGCACTCTATTTAATCGACGTGCTTAA
- a CDS encoding LysR family transcriptional regulator, with amino-acid sequence MDIDSLSAFVHIVEAGSFSKAADAISVTQPAISKRISTLEDTLNCKLFERGQRSIRLTKEGEELLPRATSILREVQSAKQSILNISTSISGQLTVVASHHIGLHRLPFVIKPFLQAYPSVDLKLLFMESEKAFEALDHNHADIGFITVTPGASPNYVEHLIWDDPMSIVCSPDHELAKSQKTSIEKLAKANAILPSKATLTYQIIEALFARKHLKLNATIPTNYLETIKMMVSVGLGWSVLPNTMIDEHLTVLSTPEYNPSRTLGAVTHKRKTMSNAAKALIEQAKQVWGNDIPPY; translated from the coding sequence ATGGATATAGACTCACTGAGTGCATTTGTACATATCGTCGAAGCTGGCTCTTTTTCTAAAGCAGCGGATGCTATTTCGGTGACACAACCTGCCATTAGCAAACGTATCAGTACGCTAGAAGACACACTTAACTGCAAATTATTTGAACGTGGCCAACGAAGCATTAGACTTACTAAAGAAGGAGAAGAACTTTTACCTAGAGCAACCTCCATTCTCAGAGAGGTGCAAAGCGCTAAGCAATCTATTTTAAATATATCAACCAGTATTTCAGGACAACTTACGGTTGTAGCAAGTCATCATATCGGACTACACAGACTTCCTTTTGTGATAAAGCCGTTTCTACAGGCTTATCCGAGTGTTGACCTTAAATTATTATTTATGGAATCTGAAAAGGCGTTTGAGGCACTTGATCATAACCATGCTGATATTGGTTTTATTACCGTTACACCGGGTGCGTCACCAAACTATGTTGAGCACTTAATCTGGGATGACCCTATGAGCATCGTTTGCTCTCCTGATCATGAGTTAGCAAAAAGCCAAAAGACCTCAATCGAAAAACTAGCAAAAGCCAACGCTATACTCCCCTCTAAAGCGACATTAACCTATCAGATCATCGAAGCGTTATTTGCTCGCAAGCACTTAAAACTCAATGCAACTATCCCGACTAACTATCTAGAAACAATTAAGATGATGGTATCGGTTGGCCTAGGCTGGAGCGTGCTACCTAATACCATGATTGATGAACACCTTACGGTTTTATCCACGCCTGAATATAACCCGTCTAGAACACTTGGCGCCGTTACACACAAACGAAAAACAATGAGCAACGCAGCCAAAGCGCTCATCGAACAAGCTAAACAGGTATGGGGGAATGATATTCCCCCATACTAA
- a CDS encoding alpha/beta fold hydrolase produces MMAFVGKTINTDRIKLAYVESGNPDGIPVLAIHGWLDNAASFSRLSEKMDLSNIRLIAVDLPGHGLSDHRDKGQIYHLMDYVVDIVGLIKSLALNQVVLLGHSLGGIISLLTASAIPSKVGQLILLDSFGPMVDKEDQVSEQLRKAISKICLSTPRMPAVYHTIDDAVKVRLGGFGKIEPDAARVLLERGLIKRQNGYSWATDARLREPSLIRLSEPQVEGFMRGVECPVCLIAASDGYVSLEPKYNPRLSYIAALETHKVSGHHHFHLDGDVTKTADIINKFITFNAHN; encoded by the coding sequence ATGATGGCTTTTGTGGGTAAGACGATAAATACTGATCGAATAAAGCTCGCATACGTTGAATCAGGCAATCCTGATGGTATTCCTGTCTTAGCGATTCATGGATGGCTAGACAATGCAGCGTCTTTTAGTCGTTTATCCGAGAAAATGGATCTTTCTAATATTAGATTAATAGCCGTTGATTTACCGGGGCACGGCCTTAGTGATCATCGCGACAAAGGTCAGATATATCACTTAATGGATTATGTCGTTGATATTGTGGGGTTAATTAAGTCGTTAGCGCTTAATCAGGTTGTTCTACTTGGCCACTCGTTGGGTGGAATAATTTCGTTACTTACAGCCAGTGCAATACCGAGTAAGGTTGGCCAATTAATATTGCTCGATTCTTTTGGACCTATGGTTGATAAAGAAGATCAAGTGTCAGAGCAGTTAAGAAAAGCGATTAGTAAAATTTGTCTCTCTACCCCTCGCATGCCAGCTGTTTATCACACCATTGATGATGCGGTTAAGGTGCGACTCGGGGGGTTCGGCAAAATTGAACCTGATGCTGCTCGTGTGCTTTTAGAGAGAGGGCTTATTAAACGGCAAAACGGTTATAGTTGGGCAACAGACGCTCGTCTTAGAGAGCCTTCTCTGATTCGCTTGTCTGAGCCTCAAGTGGAGGGTTTTATGAGGGGGGTTGAATGCCCTGTATGTCTTATTGCTGCCTCAGATGGCTATGTCTCTCTTGAGCCTAAGTATAACCCTAGGCTGAGTTATATAGCAGCCCTTGAGACGCATAAAGTGTCAGGTCACCATCACTTTCATTTGGACGGTGATGTCACTAAGACGGCTGATATTATTAATAAATTTATTACGTTTAATGCTCACAATTAA
- the aroC gene encoding chorismate synthase gives MSGNTFGKLFNVTTFGESHGLALGCIVDGCPPGLELSEEDLQQDLDRRKPGTSRYTTQRREADQVKILSGVFEGKTTGTPIGLTIENTDQRSKDYSNIKDTFRPAHADYSYMHKYGVRDYRGGGRSSARETAMRVAAGGIAKKYLKERLGIEIKGYLSQLGPITIDKVDWDEIRNNPFFCPDVDKVPEMEDYMKALNKEGNSVGAKIVVVAQNVPPGLGEPIFDRLDAELAHALMSINAVKGIEIGAGFDCVAQKGTEHRDEITPEGFLSNHAGGILGGISTGQDIVASIALKPTSSLHLPGRSVDVHGNAIEVSTHGRHDPCVGIRATPIAEAMMALVLMDHFMRNRGQNADVEPITPVIPATPASY, from the coding sequence ATGTCTGGGAATACATTTGGCAAACTGTTTAACGTCACCACTTTTGGTGAAAGTCATGGGCTCGCATTAGGTTGTATTGTTGATGGCTGTCCTCCTGGGCTTGAACTGTCAGAAGAAGACTTGCAGCAAGACTTAGATAGAAGAAAGCCAGGGACCTCGCGTTATACCACACAGCGACGTGAAGCAGATCAGGTTAAAATTTTATCGGGTGTATTTGAAGGTAAAACCACCGGTACACCCATTGGTCTAACGATTGAAAATACTGATCAGCGCTCTAAAGATTATTCTAATATAAAAGATACGTTTAGACCGGCTCATGCTGATTACAGCTACATGCACAAATATGGTGTTCGTGATTATCGTGGTGGCGGCCGCTCATCTGCACGTGAAACTGCGATGCGCGTAGCGGCAGGTGGTATAGCTAAGAAGTATCTTAAAGAGCGTCTAGGTATTGAGATTAAAGGTTATCTTTCTCAGCTTGGTCCTATTACGATTGATAAAGTCGATTGGGACGAGATCAGAAATAACCCGTTCTTTTGTCCTGATGTAGATAAGGTTCCAGAAATGGAAGACTACATGAAGGCACTCAATAAAGAAGGGAATTCAGTAGGCGCTAAAATAGTTGTGGTTGCGCAGAATGTACCTCCGGGCCTTGGTGAACCGATATTTGATCGGCTCGATGCCGAGTTAGCGCACGCCTTAATGAGTATTAATGCGGTTAAGGGTATTGAGATTGGTGCCGGTTTTGACTGTGTTGCACAAAAAGGGACTGAGCATCGAGATGAGATAACCCCAGAAGGCTTTTTATCCAACCATGCAGGTGGGATTTTAGGCGGCATCAGTACCGGTCAAGATATAGTCGCTAGCATTGCATTAAAGCCTACTTCAAGTCTGCATTTACCAGGTAGAAGTGTTGATGTTCATGGTAATGCCATTGAGGTATCGACACATGGTCGTCATGACCCTTGTGTGGGTATTCGTGCAACCCCCATTGCTGAGGCTATGATGGCATTAGTATTAATGGATCACTTTATGCGTAATAGAGGACAGAACGCCGACGTCGAGCCCATCACGCCTGTGATTCCAGCAACACCTGCAAGTTATTAG
- the prmB gene encoding 50S ribosomal protein L3 N(5)-glutamine methyltransferase, with amino-acid sequence MPVENITRQSRNNSPRGTLIIDTCDEQKVETDVLFSDDVTAALETIRDYIRYAMTCFNQANVFYGHGTDNPWDEAVQLILNTVNLPWDMSDVVMESRLTLVERERILSRIKSRVVDRVPSAYLMREAWFMGLPFYVDERVLVPRSPIAELIENGFQPWLQTEDVTDILDLCTGSGCIGIASAMVFPDAHVDLVDLSKDALDVAAINIEKHDLADRVSVIESDVFQHVTKQYQIIVSNPPYVDAKDIAEMPQEFHNEPQMGLAAGEDGLDIVREILSDARQHLTDDGILIVETGNSWEALDAAYPEVPFTWIEFEYGGHGVFIISAAELDHYQEQFA; translated from the coding sequence ATGCCAGTTGAAAATATAACGCGTCAATCACGTAATAATAGCCCTAGGGGAACATTGATTATCGATACCTGTGATGAACAAAAAGTAGAAACTGACGTATTATTTTCAGATGACGTAACTGCTGCATTAGAGACTATTCGAGATTACATACGATATGCTATGACATGCTTTAATCAAGCTAATGTGTTCTATGGCCATGGTACCGATAATCCTTGGGATGAAGCCGTTCAGTTGATCCTTAATACGGTTAATCTACCTTGGGATATGTCCGACGTAGTTATGGAGAGTCGCTTAACGTTGGTAGAGCGAGAGCGTATATTATCGAGAATTAAAAGTAGGGTGGTTGATCGGGTGCCGTCTGCTTACTTAATGCGCGAAGCTTGGTTTATGGGTTTGCCTTTTTATGTCGATGAACGTGTATTGGTGCCTAGGTCGCCTATCGCTGAATTAATAGAAAACGGTTTTCAGCCTTGGCTTCAAACTGAAGACGTAACCGATATACTTGACCTTTGTACGGGCAGCGGGTGCATTGGCATTGCATCTGCAATGGTCTTTCCCGACGCGCATGTCGATTTAGTTGACTTGTCTAAAGATGCGCTAGATGTAGCTGCCATTAATATTGAAAAACATGATCTTGCAGATCGCGTGAGTGTGATTGAGTCCGATGTTTTTCAACATGTGACGAAGCAATATCAAATCATTGTGTCTAACCCGCCGTATGTTGATGCAAAAGATATTGCTGAAATGCCTCAAGAGTTTCATAACGAGCCTCAGATGGGGTTGGCGGCGGGTGAAGATGGGTTAGATATTGTTCGCGAAATATTATCTGATGCACGACAACATTTAACAGATGATGGGATTTTGATTGTTGAAACCGGAAATAGCTGGGAGGCGTTAGACGCTGCTTACCCTGAGGTTCCGTTTACATGGATCGAATTTGAGTATGGTGGCCACGGTGTGTTTATTATTAGTGCTGCAGAGCTCGATCACTATCAAGAACAATTCGCTTAA
- a CDS encoding PHA/PHB synthase family protein translates to MRSFDSNMAQNAVKKLFSNFDNIAGQYRKALEGYLKKNPDIDDSQLNTVIDMMGSFRDMAEQFALHPFRVAHTEVELVKSHAKLVGATANRLIGKMSDPVVVPDKGDHRFGDEDWSDNMIFDYIKQAYLLNSNAVMELVDSLEDSNTHTHDQFMFYSRQIINALSPSNFPLTNPEVLKKTVSSGGVNLIDGFKQFVDDYKKNPGMFNVSMTDFTAFSVGKNVATTPGKVVYQNELMQLIQYQPTTEKVNKTPLLVIPPWINKYYILDLKEKNSLIKWLVDQGNTVFIISWVNPGPGLRDTGFEDYMKRGPLDALEAIEKATDEKHVNAMGYCVGGTLLASTLAWLTAKGKKPIKSATYLTTLIDFSDPGGIGVFINENSISNIEKRLNKIGYYDGRAMAFSFNMLRENDLFWSFVIKNYLKGEKPAPFDLLYWNSDGTNLPAKMHGYYLRNMYLENNLVKPGGIELDGVKIDISKIKTPTYFLSTIQDHIAKWKTTYTGALLHSGDVKFVLSGSGHIAGVVNPPSQEKYGYWTNSDMPAASDQWFEAAKQHKGSWWNDWKAWSDKHVGDLVEPRVPGDRALEVIEDAPGSYVKLRIADAIKH, encoded by the coding sequence ATGCGTAGTTTCGATAGCAATATGGCTCAAAATGCAGTTAAAAAACTTTTCAGTAATTTTGACAATATTGCAGGGCAATACCGTAAGGCACTAGAAGGATACCTTAAAAAAAACCCTGACATAGACGATTCTCAGCTTAATACCGTCATTGATATGATGGGTTCATTCAGAGACATGGCTGAACAATTTGCACTTCACCCGTTTAGAGTTGCTCATACTGAAGTAGAGTTGGTTAAGAGTCATGCAAAACTTGTTGGCGCTACGGCCAATAGGTTAATAGGTAAAATGTCAGACCCAGTGGTGGTGCCAGACAAAGGTGATCACCGGTTTGGAGATGAGGATTGGTCTGATAATATGATATTTGACTATATCAAGCAGGCTTACTTGCTGAACTCAAATGCCGTAATGGAATTGGTTGATTCGTTAGAGGACTCTAATACTCACACACACGATCAGTTTATGTTTTACTCACGGCAGATCATTAATGCGCTTTCGCCGAGTAACTTTCCGCTTACAAACCCTGAAGTATTAAAGAAAACAGTTTCATCAGGCGGGGTGAACCTTATTGATGGTTTTAAGCAGTTTGTAGATGATTATAAGAAAAACCCGGGTATGTTTAACGTATCCATGACGGACTTTACTGCTTTTTCAGTCGGCAAAAACGTTGCAACAACACCTGGTAAAGTGGTTTATCAAAATGAATTGATGCAGTTGATACAGTATCAACCTACCACAGAAAAAGTGAATAAAACCCCATTATTGGTTATTCCGCCTTGGATTAATAAGTATTATATTCTTGATTTAAAAGAAAAAAACTCACTAATAAAATGGTTGGTTGATCAAGGAAATACCGTATTTATTATTTCTTGGGTTAATCCAGGTCCAGGGCTCAGAGATACTGGATTTGAAGACTACATGAAGCGAGGGCCTCTTGATGCTCTAGAGGCCATTGAGAAAGCCACCGATGAAAAACACGTTAACGCAATGGGCTATTGTGTTGGTGGAACGCTGTTAGCCAGTACGCTTGCTTGGTTAACGGCTAAAGGTAAAAAGCCAATAAAGTCTGCGACTTATCTGACAACCTTGATTGATTTTTCAGACCCTGGAGGCATTGGTGTCTTCATTAATGAAAACTCTATTTCAAATATTGAAAAACGACTTAATAAAATAGGTTACTACGACGGTCGCGCAATGGCATTTAGCTTTAATATGCTAAGAGAGAATGATTTGTTTTGGTCGTTTGTCATTAAAAACTATCTTAAGGGGGAGAAACCTGCACCGTTTGATCTTTTGTATTGGAACTCTGACGGCACCAACCTCCCAGCTAAAATGCACGGGTACTATCTCAGAAATATGTACCTAGAGAATAACCTGGTAAAGCCAGGTGGGATTGAGCTCGATGGCGTTAAAATAGATATTAGTAAGATTAAGACGCCAACGTATTTCTTGTCGACTATTCAAGATCATATTGCTAAATGGAAGACGACCTATACAGGTGCTTTGCTACACAGTGGGGACGTTAAGTTTGTCTTGTCTGGTTCTGGTCATATTGCAGGTGTCGTCAATCCGCCATCCCAAGAAAAGTATGGATACTGGACTAACAGCGATATGCCTGCAGCGTCAGATCAATGGTTTGAGGCGGCAAAACAGCATAAAGGCTCTTGGTGGAATGATTGGAAGGCGTGGTCAGATAAGCATGTAGGTGACCTAGTAGAGCCAAGGGTGCCTGGCGATAGGGCGCTTGAAGTTATTGAAGACGCCCCTGGGTCTTATGTAAAACTAAGAATAGCAGATGCCATTAAGCATTAA
- a CDS encoding MFS transporter, whose product MSSEDRASCQQDGSDMRLYFKLSSFYFFYFALLGGLAPYWGLYLEDTGFNTIEIAQITSVLMVTKILAPNLWGWVGDHTGKRLELVRYGSLFTFVFFLAFYIDNQFWWFISVMAVFSFFWNAVLPQFEVITLHSLGERRERYSRVRLWGSLGFVASVVLLGIIFDHVSISYLPDFLLGIIAFIGLCSLFRFKQPAYSRQRAKGAFLKALASPLVMSFLLINFLLQLSHGPYYTFYSIYMEDLGYDRSTIGVLWAVGVLAEVLLFFIMHRVMQRFSLRDIVLLSLLLTTLRWLMVGVYSEYLVMVVLAQCLHAASFGAMHAVAIHFVHRYFPVNIHGQGQAIYASVSFGAGGALGAIVSGEIVNAYGSPMAFNLAAVCSGLALLIGIFSFKIKSHSA is encoded by the coding sequence ATGTCTTCAGAAGATAGAGCCTCATGCCAACAAGATGGTAGTGATATGAGGCTCTACTTTAAGCTCTCCTCGTTTTATTTTTTCTACTTTGCGCTTTTGGGAGGTCTCGCCCCTTATTGGGGGCTGTATCTTGAAGATACAGGCTTTAATACGATTGAAATAGCCCAAATTACTTCAGTCTTGATGGTGACAAAGATTCTTGCGCCTAACCTTTGGGGCTGGGTGGGTGATCACACCGGCAAGCGTTTAGAGCTTGTTCGATACGGTTCGCTTTTTACCTTTGTTTTTTTTCTAGCCTTTTATATAGATAACCAGTTCTGGTGGTTTATATCTGTTATGGCAGTGTTTAGTTTTTTCTGGAATGCTGTATTGCCGCAATTTGAAGTGATTACACTGCATAGTTTAGGGGAAAGACGAGAGCGCTATAGTCGCGTAAGGCTTTGGGGGTCATTAGGGTTTGTCGCGTCGGTGGTGCTCTTAGGTATTATCTTTGATCATGTGTCTATTTCGTATTTACCTGACTTTTTGTTGGGTATCATTGCTTTTATCGGCCTCTGTAGTTTATTTCGATTTAAGCAGCCTGCTTATAGCCGGCAGAGAGCCAAAGGTGCCTTTCTTAAGGCTTTGGCATCACCATTGGTCATGTCCTTTTTGTTGATTAACTTCTTACTTCAGTTGTCACACGGCCCTTATTACACGTTTTATAGCATTTATATGGAGGATCTCGGGTATGACCGGTCGACTATAGGTGTGTTGTGGGCTGTGGGAGTGCTAGCAGAGGTGTTATTGTTTTTTATTATGCATCGCGTAATGCAGCGATTTAGCTTGAGAGACATCGTACTGTTGTCTCTATTGTTAACGACTTTACGCTGGTTGATGGTTGGCGTTTATTCAGAGTACCTGGTAATGGTTGTGTTGGCGCAATGCTTACACGCTGCGTCCTTTGGTGCGATGCATGCAGTTGCTATCCATTTTGTTCACCGTTATTTCCCTGTCAATATCCATGGGCAAGGACAGGCTATATATGCGAGCGTGAGTTTTGGTGCCGGTGGTGCCTTGGGGGCAATAGTTAGTGGTGAAATTGTCAACGCGTACGGCAGCCCTATGGCGTTTAATCTTGCTGCGGTCTGTTCAGGCTTGGCCTTATTGATTGGCATTTTTAGTTTCAAAATAAAGTCACATTCAGCATAA
- a CDS encoding PilZ domain-containing protein has translation MPPGFGARSGILTLTIKDKAVLYAAYMPFIKNGGLFIPTSKSYHLGDEVFLLLNLMDEPEKIPVAGKVIWVTPKGAQGNRAAGIGVQFNGEDETAKNKIETYLAGSLNSDRPTHTM, from the coding sequence ATGCCACCTGGCTTTGGTGCTCGTAGCGGTATACTAACCCTAACAATTAAAGACAAAGCAGTACTTTATGCTGCATACATGCCGTTTATTAAAAACGGTGGATTGTTCATCCCAACTTCAAAAAGCTATCATCTTGGGGATGAGGTTTTTCTATTATTAAACCTAATGGATGAGCCCGAAAAGATTCCTGTCGCTGGCAAGGTTATTTGGGTAACCCCAAAGGGCGCTCAAGGCAACAGGGCTGCAGGTATTGGCGTTCAGTTCAATGGCGAGGACGAAACCGCCAAAAACAAAATTGAAACCTATCTTGCTGGGTCACTTAATTCAGACCGTCCAACTCATACTATGTAG
- a CDS encoding phasin family protein → MNDSLIENLTSQATAFYGPMGKINALMMSNIEKVAEFQLGAMKSYAELAMKQVKQVAEVRDLESLKTFGTSQSEVASEISKKIVEDMKALGEMGVEFKSQIEEIVSEAKNPAKDATEKPKAKAKAATASAQKAEPKADAKAEPKTDAKS, encoded by the coding sequence ATGAATGATAGTCTAATAGAAAACTTAACCTCACAAGCGACCGCTTTTTACGGTCCAATGGGTAAGATAAACGCACTAATGATGTCGAATATCGAAAAAGTGGCAGAGTTCCAATTGGGTGCCATGAAATCATATGCTGAGCTGGCGATGAAGCAGGTTAAGCAGGTTGCTGAGGTTCGCGACTTAGAGAGTCTTAAGACGTTTGGGACGAGCCAGAGTGAAGTGGCTAGTGAGATTAGTAAAAAAATCGTAGAAGACATGAAAGCGTTGGGTGAGATGGGGGTGGAATTTAAATCTCAGATAGAAGAAATCGTCTCTGAGGCAAAAAATCCAGCAAAGGATGCGACGGAAAAGCCTAAAGCCAAAGCAAAGGCTGCAACCGCCTCAGCACAGAAAGCAGAGCCAAAAGCAGATGCCAAAGCAGAACCAAAGACTGATGCCAAATCATAA
- a CDS encoding DUF4892 domain-containing protein yields the protein MNHQNGKGLNMVVKGRVMARFIKLRTIVLFIGVLGGGLAQFAFAQELAIKPYAHSSLSESGEINDEDYLVPLSVPRRVNNQLRIEKELRVDVTGVKDTHRINEGHTTQQAFDHYLSQIKQLGGKILYQCSSRDCGRSSNWAQNIFNISKLYGEDGSQFYMVSSIEHNNQQWLVSVYAVERGNRRVYAHVETLKLNTALSSDLAPAALTDKNPLFIFSYGLNGIVTVNPTLAEFNKIISLSQANPDAKIYVIGYLQKGYTTTQEAIERSTNAADQVSTLLQKRGINASKITVMGVGPLVPFGQGAHSGNRVEVLVLDK from the coding sequence ATGAACCACCAAAATGGAAAGGGTTTAAATATGGTTGTTAAAGGGCGCGTTATGGCACGGTTTATAAAGTTAAGAACTATAGTCCTATTCATTGGCGTATTGGGAGGGGGGCTTGCACAATTCGCATTCGCTCAAGAGTTAGCGATAAAGCCTTACGCTCATTCTAGTCTTTCTGAATCAGGTGAAATTAATGATGAAGATTATCTCGTGCCGCTTTCTGTGCCTCGTCGTGTTAATAACCAATTACGTATCGAAAAAGAGCTAAGAGTCGATGTTACCGGTGTAAAAGATACTCATCGGATAAACGAAGGGCATACTACTCAGCAGGCGTTTGATCATTATTTATCACAAATAAAACAGCTGGGCGGAAAAATCCTATATCAGTGCTCTAGTCGAGATTGCGGTAGAAGTAGTAACTGGGCTCAGAATATATTTAATATTTCGAAGCTCTATGGTGAAGACGGTTCACAGTTTTATATGGTGTCGTCTATCGAACATAATAATCAACAGTGGTTGGTGAGCGTTTATGCAGTAGAGCGTGGAAATCGACGTGTTTATGCGCATGTAGAAACCTTGAAGTTAAACACTGCCTTATCGAGTGATTTGGCACCTGCTGCTCTCACTGATAAAAATCCGTTATTTATATTTAGTTATGGTTTGAATGGCATTGTAACAGTCAACCCGACTTTGGCTGAATTTAACAAAATTATAAGCCTCTCTCAGGCAAATCCGGATGCTAAAATATACGTTATTGGGTATCTGCAGAAAGGCTACACAACTACGCAAGAAGCTATAGAACGCTCAACAAATGCAGCAGACCAAGTTTCAACGTTGCTGCAAAAACGAGGCATTAATGCGAGTAAAATTACTGTAATGGGCGTAGGCCCGCTAGTGCCGTTCGGCCAAGGTGCCCATTCAGGTAATCGCGTAGAAGTATTGGTGCTTGATAAGTAA
- a CDS encoding patatin-like phospholipase family protein, with product MSVSMSGNGKTVALVLGSGGARGYAHIGAIEVLQERGYEIVAVAGCSIGAMIGGVYAADKLTEFKDWATGLDQLDVLKLVDFSLTSPGAIRGNRVFTFVRELLGDTNIEDFPIPYTAVATDLLAHKEIWFQEGPLHQAIRASVAIPSLMAPVILGERLLVDGGLLNPLPIFPTISSHADLIVAVNLGGESGANIRLRDVYNPQESSKLDQWMGKMKTKASSLFEKEATNNSGNNAQETRAESPSPEIASSKKIIEDTAQSDFEVAKGGHKLPFGMIDIMNLSFEAMQSALTQYKLAGYPPDVLVNIPKNSCKTFDYHKAPELIQLGRTQTEKALLKYEERSA from the coding sequence GTGTCAGTGTCGATGAGTGGAAACGGTAAAACAGTCGCCTTAGTATTAGGGAGTGGTGGTGCGCGGGGGTACGCCCATATTGGGGCAATTGAAGTACTTCAAGAGCGTGGCTATGAGATTGTCGCCGTGGCCGGCTGCTCTATCGGTGCAATGATTGGTGGCGTGTATGCGGCCGATAAGCTCACAGAGTTTAAAGATTGGGCAACTGGTCTTGATCAGCTTGATGTACTTAAGTTAGTTGATTTTTCATTAACATCGCCGGGGGCTATAAGAGGTAATCGGGTGTTTACGTTTGTGCGTGAATTGCTTGGAGATACCAATATTGAAGACTTTCCCATTCCCTATACGGCTGTCGCTACAGACCTTTTAGCACATAAAGAAATCTGGTTTCAAGAAGGGCCGTTGCATCAGGCAATTAGAGCTTCTGTGGCTATTCCAAGTTTAATGGCGCCGGTCATTTTAGGTGAGCGGCTCTTGGTGGATGGTGGGTTGCTGAACCCGTTGCCGATTTTTCCGACTATATCGTCTCATGCTGACTTGATTGTTGCCGTCAATCTCGGGGGCGAGAGTGGCGCTAATATACGACTACGCGATGTTTATAACCCCCAAGAGTCATCTAAGCTTGACCAATGGATGGGGAAGATGAAAACCAAGGCCTCGTCGTTGTTTGAGAAAGAAGCGACGAATAACTCAGGTAATAATGCACAGGAAACGCGTGCGGAATCACCTAGCCCTGAGATCGCGTCTAGCAAAAAGATTATAGAGGATACCGCACAAAGCGATTTTGAAGTTGCAAAGGGGGGGCACAAGCTACCCTTTGGTATGATTGATATCATGAACTTGTCATTTGAGGCGATGCAAAGCGCGTTAACTCAATACAAACTAGCGGGATACCCGCCTGATGTTCTGGTTAACATCCCTAAGAATTCGTGTAAAACATTTGACTACCATAAAGCCCCTGAGCTTATACAGTTGGGTAGGACTCAAACTGAAAAAGCATTGCTGAAGTATGAAGAGCGATCAGCATAG